The Rhodoferax sediminis genome has a segment encoding these proteins:
- a CDS encoding AMP-binding protein, with protein sequence MSDPALTTVRDLVEHQARTRPHAVFALATETGQTLHFGELAHSCRHVTALLKAHGAQLGDTVSLVMPNGLQTIQLLLGAMHGGFTVNPVNLLSQPEQMRYVLTHSDCSVVCVAPEWEQRVRNLLTTIERPVTVMVCDPNTRTPSDIAELDAGGAPPAPDTVALLMYTSGTTGVPKGVMLTQANLAANAQAIGAEHALTHDDRVLAVLPLYHINAFAVTMLAPLATGGSLAVPPKFSAARFWAQASATRCTWINVVPTMISYLLEGETPVRAQTALIRFCRSASAALAPEHHRAFEDKFGIGIIETMGLTETAAPSFSNPLDSSRRKLGSVGRASGCEAGVVDANLTPVPIGATGELVIRGPNVMRGYYKNIEATRASFTPDGWLRTGDLGHVDADGFFFVTGRIKELIIKGGENIAPREIDEALLAHPAVLEAAAVGIPDKHYGQEIMVCVVLREGAVCSEDQLRDFCALHLGRFKTPKVLRFVGKLPRGPSGKVQRLKLLELPG encoded by the coding sequence ATGAGCGACCCGGCACTGACCACTGTTCGGGACCTTGTCGAACACCAGGCGCGCACGCGCCCACACGCCGTGTTCGCGCTGGCCACCGAGACCGGGCAAACCCTCCACTTCGGTGAACTTGCGCACTCCTGCCGCCACGTCACCGCGCTGCTGAAAGCCCACGGCGCGCAGTTGGGCGACACGGTGTCGCTGGTCATGCCCAATGGCTTGCAGACCATTCAACTACTGCTCGGCGCAATGCACGGCGGCTTCACTGTCAACCCGGTAAACCTGCTGTCCCAGCCCGAGCAGATGCGCTATGTGTTGACGCATTCGGACTGTAGCGTGGTGTGCGTCGCACCTGAGTGGGAGCAGCGGGTGCGCAATCTGCTCACCACCATCGAGCGCCCGGTAACAGTGATGGTTTGCGACCCGAACACCAGGACACCAAGCGACATTGCAGAACTCGACGCTGGGGGCGCCCCGCCCGCACCCGACACCGTGGCCTTGCTGATGTATACCTCTGGCACAACCGGCGTGCCCAAGGGCGTGATGCTGACGCAAGCCAACCTGGCCGCGAACGCACAGGCCATCGGCGCCGAGCATGCGCTCACCCACGACGATCGCGTGCTCGCGGTGCTGCCGCTGTACCATATCAACGCCTTCGCGGTGACGATGCTGGCGCCCCTCGCCACGGGCGGCAGCCTCGCGGTACCGCCGAAGTTCTCGGCTGCGCGCTTCTGGGCCCAGGCGTCGGCGACGCGATGCACCTGGATCAATGTTGTGCCAACGATGATCTCGTACCTGCTCGAAGGCGAGACGCCCGTGCGCGCCCAAACCGCGCTCATCCGCTTTTGCCGCTCGGCATCGGCTGCGCTCGCGCCCGAACACCACCGCGCATTCGAGGACAAGTTCGGTATCGGGATCATCGAAACGATGGGTTTGACCGAAACCGCCGCGCCATCATTTTCGAATCCATTGGACAGCTCGCGACGCAAGCTCGGCTCGGTCGGCCGGGCCTCCGGCTGCGAGGCGGGGGTCGTCGACGCGAACCTCACGCCGGTGCCCATCGGTGCTACCGGCGAACTCGTCATCCGCGGCCCGAACGTGATGCGGGGTTATTACAAGAATATCGAGGCCACGCGCGCAAGCTTCACCCCTGACGGGTGGCTTCGCACCGGCGACCTCGGGCATGTTGATGCCGACGGCTTTTTCTTCGTCACCGGCCGCATCAAGGAGTTGATCATCAAGGGCGGCGAGAACATCGCGCCGCGCGAGATTGACGAGGCGCTGCTGGCCCACCCAGCCGTGCTCGAGGCCGCAGCGGTCGGTATTCCCGACAAGCACTATGGCCAGGAGATTATGGTGTGCGTGGTGCTCCGCGAGGGCGCGGTGTGCAGCGAAGACCAGTTGCGCGATTTCTGCGCCCTGCACCTCGGACGCTTCAAGACACCGAAGGTGCTGCGCTTCGTCGGCAAATTGCCACGAGGCCCGTCGGGGAAAGTGCAGCGCCTGAAGCTGCTGGAGTTACCTGGCTGA